One window of the Trypanosoma brucei gambiense DAL972 chromosome 5, complete sequence genome contains the following:
- a CDS encoding protein kinase, putative — translation MNALDELNARLGIGQSRPKLPVALVGSGYEAERLLGKGSFGNAYLVRHKERGKNYVVKHVNMSNMTSRQRKDAHQEIVVLQQLNYPNIIRYEEFFEDFPHLYIVMEYADGGDVYSHLKNLRKSMWALGSGRCGGLTEEQVISLFVQTTMAVKYMHDRRLLHRDIKSQNVFLTQNHVVKLGDFGISTVLMSTVAMAKTMCGTPCYFSPELCLGKPYNNKSDVWALGVLLYELCTTGRLPFEANTMNRLMDEICKREPRRIPSSFSDELWQLILWMLQKDPKQRPDADQILRTPVLVRAIPSVVKKMSELDTSYESEYKCVLTPGAKPPSPIKNRLSLIPSKFPAPQKGERLAGGVAGAGAAGATPCGVSGARSGVGMLGHVDLFRRRNGDYPFIRVGEELPKPKMCSPANSPVSPSRLPAARKMPPQVSPLLKAEEPPPRQPARQLPLAYGMKNGRTPLQGESYENRDEPNVKTDEKPTPIENEHEKNIVKKMEYPSPAQQRLQLKHSFGRTPLQELFLLYDANKKRIIERRERRANPEDDGAKNANATPKENPPAALPVVRNPSVKPNAEHDRDEKIYGKEPIHIPPLKVEFREVAAAERKELPAVERGAAAAAAAAGGGGGASGGQKDNVFRGNQQQHSRCADTTAAKVVDELRGDLARVLKEMAEHFEHVQAATNGSENTRNPSVTRSPSVLSNSPAPDNLRDAENTGGEGEVGQDFSDALGTTLDVQELRRKPVSPAEVPAEVAKGYGIDERIPLFIEQYEAALPGRNIVAPHVLADAARKGGKEDGNDTNKDAVGVKGIPNSPAVVSSHSPKVTSPSTAKEKGADDLLDPLFTGGCLCNSVNFVGHISYIFGSFVCNCTVCLRFSGSVSGVEWMHLPDIPFEVLFTGKRNHGGGAFGASPTSSPVAGAGVAAAQALSNLGESPPVRRALQGTKEGGDGASASEVRLPQNLTEYAVELPILSDGGAMVDMTYKLYSCSKCGSSIAMEHGNIEGSVVAKAALSAESLALLELFQQTVPLDGVATAQ, via the coding sequence ATGAATGCCTTGGATGAGCTTAACGCGCGACTAGGCATTGGGCAGTCGCGGCCGAAACTCCCCGTAGCGCTCGTTGGTTCTGGCTACGAGGCTGAGCGCCTGCTTGGTAAGGGTAGTTTCGGCAATGCATATTTGGTACGCCACAAAGAGCGTGGCAAAAATTATGTAGTGAAACATGTTAATATGTCCAACATGACGTCGAGACAGAGGAAGGATGCTCACCAGGAGATTGTTGTGCTACAGCAACTCAACTACCCCAATATCATCCGGTACGAGGAGTTCTTCGAAGATTTTCCGCACCTTTACATTGTCATGGAGTatgctgatggtggtgacGTTTACTCACACCTGAAGAACCTGAGGAAGAGCATGTGGGCCCTTGGCAGTGGCCGTTGCGGCGGACTCACGGAGGAGCAAGTCATTAGCTTGTTTGTTCAAACGACGATGGCGGTGAAGTACATGCACGATCGCCGGCTTCTGCACCGCGACATCAAGTCCCAAAATGTATTCCTTACACAGAATCACGTGGTCAAGCTCGGAGACTTTGGTATTAGCACGGTTTTGATGAGTACTGTTGCTATGGCAAAGACCATGTGCGGCACCCCGTGCTATTTCTCACCAGAGTTGTGTCTAGGGAAGCCATATAACAACAAGTCCGACGTGTGGGCGCTCGGTGTGCTCCTGTACGAGTTGTGCACGACTGGTAGGTTGCCATTCGAAGCGAACACTATGAACAGATTAATGGACGAGATATGTAAACGCGAGCCCCGACGTATTCCGTCGAGTTTTTCAGATGAGCTGTGGCAACTTATCCTGTGGATGCTACAAAAAGACCCGAAGCAACGCCCAGATGCTGATCAAATACTGCGCACTCCCGTTTTGGTGAGGGCTATCCCCAGCGTGGTGAAGAAAATGAGCGAGTTAGATACAAGCTACGAAAGTGAGTACAAATGCGTCCTTACACCTGGCGCTAAGCCTCCATCGCCTATAAAAAATCGACTCAGCCTTATTCCATCGAAGTTTCCCGCACCgcaaaagggagagaggcTAGCGGGTGGTGTGGCCGGTGCGGGTGCAGCTGGAGCAACTCCATGTGGAGTCAGTGGTGCACGTTCTGGAGTGGGGATGTTAGGGCATGTGGATTTGTTCCGTAGGCGTAACGGCGACTATCCCTTTATTCGCGTAGGAGAGGAATTGCCAAAACCAAAGATGTGTAGTCCCGCTAATTCCCCGGTGTCGCCCAGCCGATTACCAGCTGCAAGGAAGATGCCACCGCAGGTGTCGCCGTTACTGAAAGCTGAGGAACCGCCCCCACGGCAGCCGGCCCGCCAACTGCCGCTCGCCTACGGGATGAAGAATGGCCGAACCCCTCTTCAGGGTGAATCGTACGAAAACAGAGACGAGCCGAACGTGAAGACAGATGAGAAACCTACCCCCATAGAGAATGAGcatgaaaaaaatattgtCAAGAAGATGGAGTACCCATCGCCGGCACAACAACGCCTGCAGCTAAAACATTCCTTCGGTAGAACACCACTTCAGgagttgtttcttctttacgACGCAAATAAGAAGCGTATAATAGAGCGGCGAGAGCGGCGGGCGAATCCCGAAGACGATGGAGCCAAGAATGCTAATGCCACTCCGAAAGAGAATCCTCCCGCAGCACTTCCGGTGGTTCGCAACCCTTCTGTTAAACCCAACGCGGAACACGATAGGGATGAAAAGATCTATGGAAAGGAGCCTATTCACATCCCGCCACTGAAAGTTGAATTTAGGGAAGTAGCTGCagcggaaaggaaggagTTGCCAGCGGTAGAGAGgggcgcagcagcagcggctgctgctgctggtggtggtggtggtgctaGTGGTGGACAAAAAGACAATGTCTTCCGCggcaaccaacaacaacactcgCGGTGTGCCGATACGACCGCTGCTAAAGTTGTAGACGAGCTTAGAGGGGATCTTGCGCGTGTACTGAAAGAAATGGCGGAACACTTTGAGCATGTCCAAGCGGCAACGAACGGCAGCGAAAACACACGCAATCCCTCTGTCACACGTTCTCCGTCCGTTCTCTCCAATTCCCCGGCGCCGGATAATCTGCGTGATGCAGAGAATACCGGTGGTGAGGGGGAGGTGGGACAAGACTTCTCGGACGCCCTCGGCACAACACTTGATGTACAGGAGTTACGGCGCAAACCGGTATCACCTGCCGAGGTCCCCGCTGAGGTTGCAAAGGGGTACGGAATAGACGAGCGCATTCCGCTATTCATCGAACAATACGAGGCCGCCCTTCCAGGGAGAAATATAGTGGCACCCCATGTGTTGGCAGATGCTGCCCGAAAAGGAGGTAAGGAGGACGGAAACGACACTAACAAGGACGCGGTGGGGGTGAAAGGCATACCGAATAGCCCAGCAGTGGTGTCTTCTCATTCTCCCAAGGTTACTTCCCCAAGTActgcaaaggaaaagggggcggACGACCTTTTGGACCCGCTGTTCACAGGTGGTTGCTTGTGTAACTCTGTAAATTTTGTGGGACACATATCTTATATATTCGGTAGTTTTGTCTGCAACTGTACGGTGTGCCTGCGCTTTTCTGGGTCGGTGAGTGGCGTGGAATGGATGCACCTTCCCGACATACCGTTTGAAGTGCTTTTCACCGGCAAGCGGAACCATGGCGGCGGGGCTTTTGGCGCTTCACCCACTTCCTCTCCAGTTGCTGGCGCTGGTGTCGCAGCGGCTCAGGCACTTTCAAACTTAGGGGAGTCACCGCCGGTGCGAAGAGCATTACAAGGTaccaaagaaggaggagatggGGCCAGCGCCTCTGAGGTGAGGCTTCCGCAAAATTTAACGGAATATGCTGTGGAACTACCAATATTGAGCGATGGCGGCGCAATGGTAGATATGACCTATAAGTTGTACTCTTGTAGCAAATGCGGGTCAAGTATTGCGATGGAACATGGCAACATTGAGGGCAGCGTTGTAGCGAAGGCAGCACTATCGGCTGAAAGTCTTGCACTTCTGGAGTTGTTCCAGCAAACTGTGCCTCTTGATGGTGTGGCTACGGCACAGTGA